The Acidobacteriota bacterium genome contains the following window.
ATGAACTTATCTGGACCGTCCACCAGCGCGTAAAGGGGGGCCCATCCGTAGGCGTAAAGCCCCGTCAGCGCCTCGAGATAAACCGGCGCGCGATCCAGCCGGCCGCCGTTCAGAAGCGACTCCAGCGAGCGGCCGTCCCCCGAAACCTCTGGAAGCGCGCACAAGGATCGAAGCGTCGGGGCCACGTCCACCAGCGACACGGTCGGGTCCAAGACGGCGCCCTTTTCCTGACCCGGGAGGCGCATCAAGAGAGGTACCCAGGTGGTGGCCTCGTAAAGGAAGACCCCGTGAGTATCCTCCCCATGTTCGCCCAGGGATTCCCCGTGGTCCCCGCACAGGACCACGATCGCGTTCGTCAACTTCCCGGCGTGCGCCACCTCCTTGAAAAATTTGCCCAAAGACGCGTCCATATACGCCAGTTCCCCGTCGTAGGGACGCCCCTTATGCGCGGTCGCAAACGGGGGAGGAGGGTCGTAAGGGATGTGCGGATCGTACAGGTGAATCCAGCAAAACCAGGGTCCCTGGGCGTCGAGGAGCCAGGACTTGGCTAGAGCCAGCGTTTCCTCGGCCTTCCGTTCCACCGTGGAGGGGTTCTTGGGATCGTAGAATCCGTCCTCAAACAACTGGAACCCACGGGCCATTCCATAGTTCCCCGCCAGAACAAAGGCGCTGACAAAGGCCGCCGTTTCAAAGCCGGCCGCCTTGAACTCCTCCGCCAAAAGGGGAACACGAGGGGAGACCATCACCTCCAAGTTCTTTCTCAGCCCGTGGCGATCCGGATACCAGCCGGAAAAAAGGCTCAGGTGGGCGGGAACCGTCTCGGGAACGGGGGTTTCACAATGCTTGAAGCGGAAGGATGTGGCAGCGAATTGATCCAGAAACGGTGTAAGCCCCCCCTGTCCTCCGTAACAACCGAGCCGGTCGGCTCGGGTGGTGTCAAGGGTCACCACCAGGACCGATGGACGCTTCGAAGGCACGGCCGCCGGGGCGGCCAGGGCCAACAGAAGGAGAGCGGTTCCGGTCAGAAGCCATCTGCGCATGGAACAACCTCAGAAGTGGAC
Protein-coding sequences here:
- a CDS encoding sulfatase-like hydrolase/transferase, which translates into the protein MRRWLLTGTALLLLALAAPAAVPSKRPSVLVVTLDTTRADRLGCYGGQGGLTPFLDQFAATSFRFKHCETPVPETVPAHLSLFSGWYPDRHGLRKNLEVMVSPRVPLLAEEFKAAGFETAAFVSAFVLAGNYGMARGFQLFEDGFYDPKNPSTVERKAEETLALAKSWLLDAQGPWFCWIHLYDPHIPYDPPPPFATAHKGRPYDGELAYMDASLGKFFKEVAHAGKLTNAIVVLCGDHGESLGEHGEDTHGVFLYEATTWVPLLMRLPGQEKGAVLDPTVSLVDVAPTLRSLCALPEVSGDGRSLESLLNGGRLDRAPVYLEALTGLYAYGWAPLYALVDGPDKFILAPRRERYRLDRDPTERDNLFRGDARSADLEKALKARLAKAKPESTEARKLDDEELRSLRSLGYISGTAGVSGGSYRDPKDGIGLMKEHTAALELLQSGQRKQAAAAFEGLLRKDPNNPLFHYYLGNAFEEENPDRALACYKKAIQHRRDFPQAYVRLLYLLESVGRQREAFDVATLALQQVDDMDGQIRSLQAWAAFEMGRPAGEVEALLEPVRAAGRENTYSLKLRALLKLKAGERLEALAILERMAAVSPDSDVATLGSDARFKDLKEEPRFWRIVIAAQKRVQGRGPASAR